One window of Saprospiraceae bacterium genomic DNA carries:
- a CDS encoding tetratricopeptide repeat protein → MRLCFCLLVLSAKIFAEIPYPDSFLNQSFSYRVQCMKDFEHPFNQLDSTSKKACLQQLLQWAEDSKDSNLKFFFRWSSLKILFWIERQNPSIIMELESLINESGMCKDYFIQAEARQLLGYFYWDRKDFSLAIEQFAQAYALYSEFDLDEFPNKAEYTFDYGTKHQYFGDYQTAKIFYLQMWNSTPQDQMDNIISKTNTIAYCYRSLNQYDSALYYFHLAEEFAIKQKSDVWIGIISGNIANIYYIQKKYDLAIPLAERNIELSTRNRELVDLAMAKSMLSDIRRIQNNPKAAMQLSL, encoded by the coding sequence ATGCGTTTGTGTTTTTGTCTTTTAGTGTTAAGTGCTAAGATTTTTGCTGAAATTCCCTATCCTGACAGCTTTCTAAATCAATCGTTTAGTTACAGAGTTCAATGCATGAAGGATTTTGAACATCCTTTTAATCAGTTAGATTCAACATCAAAAAAAGCCTGTCTTCAACAACTACTTCAATGGGCAGAAGATAGCAAGGATTCAAATCTGAAATTTTTCTTTCGTTGGTCAAGTCTCAAAATACTGTTTTGGATAGAAAGACAAAATCCCAGCATTATAATGGAATTGGAATCCCTCATCAATGAATCCGGCATGTGTAAAGATTATTTTATTCAGGCTGAAGCACGCCAATTATTGGGGTATTTCTATTGGGATCGCAAAGATTTTAGTCTGGCTATCGAACAATTTGCCCAAGCTTATGCATTGTATTCTGAATTTGATCTGGATGAATTTCCGAATAAAGCCGAATACACCTTTGACTATGGAACCAAGCATCAATACTTTGGGGATTATCAAACGGCCAAAATATTTTATTTGCAAATGTGGAATTCGACTCCACAAGATCAAATGGATAATATTATTTCGAAAACCAATACGATTGCCTATTGCTATCGCAGTTTAAATCAATATGATTCGGCACTTTATTATTTTCATTTAGCAGAAGAATTTGCAATCAAACAAAAATCAGATGTATGGATTGGAATTATCAGTGGCAATATTGCCAATATTTATTACATCCAAAAGAAATATGATTTAGCAATTCCCCTGGCAGAACGCAACATTGAATTAAGTACCCGAAATAGAGAGCTGGTTGATTTAGCCATGGCAAAGTCTATGTTGAGTGACATCCGTCGTATTCAAAATAATCCCAAAGCTGCTATGCAACTTTCTTTATAA
- a CDS encoding adenylate/guanylate cyclase domain-containing protein: MKNIYRNLSSAYAANGNLKAAYLYLDSASMAKDSFAVQRNQLAISGAKYRVEVQKHISEIEQKEYELLQQKKIRNGWIAGAVLMILISVIAVRQKIKVSQEKKRSDELLLNILPEETAEELKSKGFAEAKSYDEVTAMFTDFKNFTIASEQLTAHNLVKEINYFYSAFDKIVSKYNIEKIKTIGDSYMCAGGLPVANKTNADDVIQAAIEIQDFMHKHKLEREAQNLPYFQLRIGIHTGPVVAGIVGIIKFAYDIWGDTVNVAAAMERQGVEGKINISGSTYEIIKHKYHCTYRGKIPAKNKGEIDMYFVEGVKEED; this comes from the coding sequence ATGAAAAATATTTACAGAAATCTCTCAAGTGCCTATGCAGCAAATGGCAATTTAAAAGCTGCTTACCTGTATTTAGATTCAGCATCCATGGCTAAAGATAGCTTTGCCGTTCAACGCAATCAGTTAGCAATCAGCGGAGCAAAATATCGTGTCGAAGTTCAAAAACACATCAGCGAAATTGAACAAAAAGAATATGAACTCCTACAACAAAAGAAAATCAGAAATGGCTGGATTGCTGGGGCCGTTTTGATGATATTGATTTCTGTAATTGCGGTACGTCAAAAAATTAAAGTTTCGCAAGAGAAAAAACGCAGCGACGAGTTGTTATTAAATATTTTACCGGAAGAAACTGCCGAAGAACTAAAAAGCAAAGGATTTGCAGAAGCCAAAAGTTATGATGAAGTCACTGCCATGTTTACGGATTTTAAAAACTTTACAATTGCCAGTGAGCAACTTACTGCTCACAATCTGGTAAAAGAAATCAACTATTTCTACAGTGCATTTGATAAAATAGTTTCTAAATACAATATTGAAAAAATTAAAACCATCGGTGACAGCTACATGTGCGCCGGTGGCTTACCGGTTGCAAATAAAACCAATGCCGATGATGTCATTCAGGCAGCCATAGAGATCCAGGATTTCATGCATAAACACAAACTGGAACGAGAAGCACAAAATCTACCCTATTTTCAATTGCGTATCGGAATTCATACCGGTCCGGTGGTTGCAGGAATCGTTGGCATTATAAAATTTGCCTACGACATTTGGGGCGATACAGTAAATGTTGCTGCAGCAATGGAGCGTCAGGGTGTTGAAGGAAAAATTAATATCTCCGGATCGACCTACGAAATTATCAAACACAAATACCATTGCACCTACCGGGGAAAAATCCCGGCAAAAAACAAAGGAGAAATTGATATGTATTTTGTGGAAGGAGTGAAGGAAGAGGACTGA
- a CDS encoding T9SS type A sorting domain-containing protein, which translates to MQITTSNNVIKKVYLLNAVGQIIINRETSLENLELDCASIPPGIYEMQILQGKAIRSTRIIKF; encoded by the coding sequence TTGCAAATTACAACATCAAATAATGTAATTAAAAAAGTCTATTTATTAAATGCAGTTGGACAAATTATTATTAATAGGGAAACATCCTTAGAAAATTTAGAACTTGATTGTGCTTCCATTCCTCCTGGAATATATGAAATGCAAATACTTCAAGGAAAAGCGATACGTTCGACACGAATTATTAAATTTTAA
- a CDS encoding TolC family protein, with translation MRIIFVKLISIAFLIDIHAQSSMDQVLVQIGMNNKTIQATKQYYEAAKIQFKTGNTPSNPFVEYDYLSGSPANAGNQHDFLIKQQVDFPTSYIKKSQLASEQIAQTVFQVTALRQDVLLEAKKYCIQLIYRNKLQAQLNIQKQRTEKILADFQTKMEKGDGTILDVNKAKLQLIDIKKQAQENRSAINQLNQKLIELNGGIEITVKDTIYPMLPTIPEFAQLESDYERVEPVLKILQQQRVIHQKQLELSKAMRLPKIELGYHYQGILGQSYHGIHTGISLPLWENKNTVKHKQAQLLLSDLELDAHKNEHYYHIKHIYEKYTNLKISLQEYQAVFSSLNNTALLTKAFDLGELNTIQYFTELNHYTQSLTNYLQTERDFYETIAELYKYQL, from the coding sequence ATGAGAATCATTTTTGTAAAATTAATTTCAATTGCTTTTTTGATTGATATCCATGCACAATCTAGCATGGATCAGGTGCTTGTTCAAATCGGGATGAACAATAAAACAATTCAAGCTACGAAGCAATACTATGAAGCTGCAAAAATTCAATTTAAAACGGGCAATACGCCTTCAAATCCTTTTGTTGAATACGATTATCTTTCTGGCAGTCCGGCAAATGCTGGTAATCAGCATGATTTTTTAATTAAGCAACAAGTTGATTTTCCAACGAGCTATATTAAAAAATCCCAACTTGCGAGTGAGCAAATTGCTCAAACTGTTTTTCAAGTTACAGCCTTGCGGCAGGATGTTTTATTGGAGGCTAAAAAATATTGTATTCAACTAATTTATCGCAACAAACTGCAAGCACAACTCAATATACAAAAACAGCGCACAGAAAAAATTCTTGCAGATTTTCAAACTAAAATGGAAAAAGGGGATGGAACCATTTTGGATGTCAACAAAGCCAAACTGCAATTAATTGACATCAAGAAGCAAGCTCAGGAAAATCGTTCGGCCATCAATCAACTAAACCAAAAATTAATTGAATTGAACGGGGGAATTGAAATTACAGTAAAAGATACCATTTATCCAATGTTACCAACCATTCCTGAATTTGCACAATTGGAATCTGATTATGAACGGGTCGAACCGGTTCTTAAAATATTACAACAACAACGAGTCATTCATCAAAAGCAATTGGAATTGAGTAAAGCAATGCGATTGCCTAAAATCGAACTTGGATATCATTATCAAGGTATTCTCGGTCAAAGCTATCATGGCATTCATACAGGAATATCATTGCCCCTTTGGGAAAATAAAAACACAGTAAAGCATAAACAAGCTCAATTGCTTCTAAGTGATTTGGAATTAGATGCTCATAAAAATGAACATTACTATCACATCAAACACATCTATGAAAAATATACCAACCTTAAAATTAGTTTGCAGGAGTATCAAGCAGTTTTCTCTTCTTTAAATAATACCGCCTTGTTGACAAAAGCATTTGATTTAGGAGAACTTAACACCATTCAATATTTTACTGAGTTAAATCATTACACACAATCTTTGACTAATTATTTACAAACTGAACGGGATTTCTATGAAACGATTGCGGAATTGTATAAATACCAATTGTAG
- a CDS encoding efflux RND transporter periplasmic adaptor subunit, with protein sequence MANYFLAILTGLVLLGACTHKSEVHEHEHGSQPLAYTIYSEKLELFVEFKPLILGVTSNFATHLTLLGEKFLPLSEGTVTVSLLVGGKGIKQTITEPTQPGIYRLSLQPTVAGTGTLIFDMVSKDFTNQIIIDSVPVYENEQLAMDAASEEADANDISYLKEQAWNVEFANQVLTKTTFNSMIKTSGQILPAPGDEQLVVAKAKGIVLFSGSHTILGSNVSAGTSLFIISGGNLTDGNIDSHYKEAKLNYEKTKANFERAAELVKDKIVSQKDFQQATLDFENARIVFNSHAKNYSAKGQSVFAGSQGFIKNIFVTEGQFVEAGTPLASISKNRKLILQANVSQKYFHLLASISSANFKTTESETVFNTQQLKGKLISYGKSATANSPFIPIAFEIENAGNLIPGSIAEVYLKSSPIPNALVIPRTALIEEQGSYFVYVQTGGERFQKREVTIGASDGLVVQLLSGVTVGERVVTKGAYQIKLSTASGTLPAHGHEH encoded by the coding sequence ATGGCTAACTACTTTTTAGCAATCTTAACAGGCCTTGTTTTGCTAGGCGCTTGTACACACAAATCCGAAGTGCACGAACACGAACACGGGTCACAACCACTTGCTTACACGATCTATTCTGAGAAGCTGGAGTTGTTTGTTGAATTTAAACCATTGATTCTTGGAGTGACTTCAAATTTTGCAACACATCTTACCTTGCTTGGGGAAAAGTTTCTTCCACTGTCAGAAGGAACGGTCACAGTAAGTTTACTGGTTGGTGGCAAAGGAATTAAACAAACAATTACAGAACCCACCCAACCGGGGATCTATCGTTTGTCCTTGCAGCCAACAGTTGCAGGTACCGGTACCTTAATTTTTGACATGGTTTCAAAAGACTTTACCAATCAAATAATTATTGACTCGGTTCCGGTTTACGAAAATGAACAGTTAGCTATGGACGCAGCTTCTGAAGAAGCTGATGCAAATGATATCAGCTACCTCAAAGAGCAAGCCTGGAATGTAGAATTTGCAAATCAGGTCCTGACTAAAACGACCTTCAACAGCATGATCAAAACCAGCGGACAAATTCTGCCTGCCCCGGGAGATGAACAACTTGTTGTAGCAAAAGCCAAAGGCATCGTTTTATTTTCAGGAAGCCATACCATTCTTGGTTCGAATGTGAGTGCCGGAACCTCACTTTTTATAATCTCAGGTGGAAATTTAACTGATGGAAATATTGATTCACATTACAAAGAAGCTAAGCTTAATTACGAAAAAACGAAAGCAAATTTTGAGCGTGCAGCAGAATTGGTTAAAGATAAAATTGTTTCTCAAAAAGATTTTCAACAAGCAACATTGGATTTTGAAAATGCACGGATCGTTTTTAATTCGCATGCAAAAAATTATTCTGCAAAAGGACAAAGCGTATTTGCGGGCAGCCAGGGTTTTATTAAAAATATATTTGTAACAGAGGGGCAATTTGTTGAAGCAGGAACTCCATTGGCAAGCATTTCTAAAAACAGGAAATTAATTTTACAGGCAAATGTTTCTCAGAAATATTTTCACCTCTTGGCCAGCATTAGCTCAGCAAATTTTAAAACAACAGAAAGTGAAACCGTTTTTAATACACAACAGCTAAAAGGAAAATTGATTTCATATGGCAAAAGCGCAACTGCAAATTCTCCATTCATACCCATAGCATTTGAAATTGAAAATGCTGGAAATTTAATTCCAGGATCAATTGCAGAAGTATATCTCAAATCAAGCCCCATCCCAAATGCATTGGTCATTCCACGAACTGCATTGATAGAAGAGCAAGGAAGCTATTTTGTTTATGTGCAAACCGGAGGCGAGCGATTTCAAAAACGGGAAGTAACGATTGGTGCATCAGACGGACTGGTAGTCCAATTATTATCAGGAGTTACAGTTGGAGAACGGGTAGTCACCAAAGGGGCTTACCAAATTAAATTGTCAACGGCTTCGGGGACGCTTCCCGCACATGGACATGAACATTGA
- a CDS encoding TonB-dependent receptor, translating to MNSFSLKFYSFCSILIFVIQTGNSQLMRPPSGPPPEGKIQGELLDSISKKPLAFANIVIQEALEKKDVDGGLTDDDGKFKIKELKNAKYNVIATYLGYQTKIMGPFKINKDVLEYNLGKIYLAPTVTNLDEVTVTGTKDLIENKIDRLVYNAEKDVTSKGGTAADVLRRTPLLTVDLEGNLSMRGSSNIRVLINGKPSTIMSSSVADALKMIPADIIEKVEVITQPGAKYDAEGTGGIVNIVTKTKKIQGTSGSIYTIAGTKSSSLGTNLTVRAGEIGYNANVGGFFWRGKGDQHVERENLLINDDPYFLQTGHSKNYGGGLYGQIGADWDLNSKNSFNLTTRFPINLFHNDNDLTTYQGDTLGSLPFAFRRVSDALNRNIGTDINLDYKRTYGKETEREFGLSAQYSYSNRKSDYETDQLDEQNIRTYRETSPNLGNNKELTFAADYLHPIRKKINLELGGKSILRNVFSDIYYDTLDLASNVYLRDQSRNNVFDYDQNVGAAYSQVTFPIRSNLRGRLGLRYEHTFIKGITEADDNDFENNYASWIPSGLLAYTLKDKSTLKFSYSRRIQRPSMFFLNPYVNYNDPTNISYGNPELKPELTESFELNYSFTKDVKNATISVYHKITNDLIDNYRFVDSLGRTNSTYNNLATNYSSGVSINGGIMKLGKIILNATANLYYQKIESEQFDGLRNDAFSYSFNGFANVNITPTLGISFFGFINSPKLTTQGKQASWYVYSIGLRKDLWKKMGGLTLGVDNPFTPKTNLKSEFKSESFSYVSDNKFEAWGIRLSLDYRFGKMEFGGNQKKRKGNLNDDLKQGEEGGGGGGGR from the coding sequence ATGAACTCATTTTCACTAAAATTTTATTCTTTTTGTTCAATTCTGATTTTTGTAATTCAGACAGGAAATAGTCAATTAATGCGTCCACCGAGTGGGCCTCCTCCGGAAGGAAAAATTCAAGGAGAACTTCTCGATAGTATCAGTAAAAAACCCCTTGCCTTTGCAAACATTGTAATCCAGGAAGCATTGGAAAAAAAGGATGTGGATGGCGGACTCACCGACGATGACGGTAAATTTAAAATCAAAGAATTAAAAAATGCTAAATACAATGTCATTGCAACGTATTTGGGATACCAAACCAAAATCATGGGTCCTTTTAAAATCAATAAGGACGTTCTTGAATATAATTTAGGAAAAATTTACCTGGCTCCTACTGTTACTAATTTGGATGAAGTTACTGTAACAGGCACCAAAGATCTGATTGAAAATAAAATTGACCGCCTGGTTTATAATGCGGAGAAAGATGTGACCTCAAAAGGGGGTACTGCTGCGGATGTATTAAGGCGCACGCCCTTATTAACGGTCGATCTGGAAGGAAATCTCTCCATGCGCGGAAGCAGTAATATCCGCGTATTGATCAATGGAAAACCATCTACGATCATGTCTAGCAGTGTAGCTGATGCATTGAAAATGATTCCTGCCGACATCATTGAAAAAGTTGAAGTGATTACACAGCCCGGCGCAAAATATGATGCAGAAGGAACTGGAGGCATTGTAAACATTGTAACTAAAACCAAGAAAATACAGGGCACCAGCGGTTCAATTTACACCATTGCTGGAACCAAGAGCAGCAGTTTAGGAACCAACCTCACGGTTCGTGCAGGTGAAATAGGATACAATGCCAATGTCGGAGGATTTTTCTGGCGGGGAAAAGGAGACCAACACGTTGAACGTGAAAATTTATTAATCAACGACGATCCGTATTTTTTACAAACGGGCCATTCAAAAAATTATGGTGGTGGTTTATACGGACAAATTGGAGCAGACTGGGATTTGAATTCTAAAAACAGTTTCAATCTCACGACACGCTTTCCTATAAATTTATTTCACAATGACAATGATTTGACAACCTATCAGGGGGATACCCTGGGCAGCTTGCCATTTGCATTCAGGAGGGTCAGCGATGCGTTAAACAGGAATATTGGTACTGATATAAACCTCGATTACAAGCGTACGTATGGAAAGGAGACAGAACGCGAGTTTGGTTTGTCAGCACAATATTCATACAGCAATCGCAAAAGCGATTATGAAACAGACCAACTGGATGAACAAAATATTCGCACCTACCGGGAAACCAGTCCGAATTTGGGTAACAATAAAGAACTCACCTTTGCAGCCGATTATTTACATCCGATTCGTAAAAAAATTAATCTGGAGCTCGGTGGAAAAAGCATTTTAAGAAATGTGTTTAGTGATATCTATTATGACACCTTGGACTTAGCAAGCAATGTGTATTTACGCGATCAGAGCAGGAACAATGTATTTGATTACGATCAAAATGTAGGCGCAGCCTATTCGCAGGTGACGTTTCCAATCCGATCCAATTTAAGAGGCCGATTGGGTTTGCGCTATGAACATACATTTATAAAAGGAATCACGGAAGCAGATGACAATGATTTTGAAAACAATTATGCATCCTGGATCCCTTCCGGCTTATTGGCCTATACCTTGAAAGACAAGTCCACTTTGAAATTTTCATATTCCAGAAGAATCCAGCGACCGAGTATGTTTTTTTTAAATCCCTATGTCAATTACAATGATCCAACCAACATTTCCTATGGAAATCCTGAATTAAAGCCAGAACTTACAGAATCCTTTGAACTAAATTATTCCTTTACCAAAGATGTAAAAAATGCTACCATTTCGGTGTACCATAAGATCACCAATGATTTAATAGATAATTATCGGTTTGTAGATAGTTTAGGTCGAACCAATTCAACTTACAACAATCTGGCAACGAATTATTCTTCCGGAGTCAGTATCAACGGAGGGATTATGAAATTGGGTAAAATCATTTTGAATGCAACGGCCAATTTGTATTATCAAAAAATTGAAAGCGAACAATTTGATGGACTTAGAAACGATGCATTCAGTTACAGCTTTAATGGATTTGCAAATGTCAACATTACGCCAACACTGGGAATCAGTTTTTTCGGCTTTATCAATTCACCAAAGCTTACCACTCAAGGCAAGCAAGCAAGTTGGTATGTGTATAGTATCGGACTGCGCAAAGACCTGTGGAAGAAAATGGGAGGACTTACCCTGGGAGTAGATAATCCATTTACCCCGAAGACCAATTTAAAATCAGAATTCAAATCTGAATCTTTCAGTTATGTATCTGACAATAAGTTTGAAGCCTGGGGTATCCGTTTAAGCCTCGACTACCGTTTTGGAAAAATGGAGTTTGGGGGCAACCAGAAAAAGCGCAAAGGCAACCTAAACGACGACCTTAAACAAGGAGAAGAAGGTGGAGGCGGTGGTGGGGGGCGCTAG